A region of the Perca flavescens isolate YP-PL-M2 chromosome 15, PFLA_1.0, whole genome shotgun sequence genome:
tggtgAAAGCTTTCTTGTCATGTGATGAGAATTGCACGGCCCCTGCAGCTGCTtaacataaaacatgttttgctCCTTCCCCATGGCATTAACCCTGTGTGTCTCTTCTTTGCAGTTATTCTCCATTGTGGTCTTTGGAACCATTACAGCAGAAGGCTACGTGAACCCAGCAGAAGACCCCGAAACAAAATGCATATTCAACAAAAACGAAAGCGCCTGTAGCTATGGGGTCGGAATCGGAGTCCTGGCCTTCTTggcttgtgttgtcttcctcaTGCTGGACGCCTACTTCCCGCAGATCAGCAATGCCAAAGAGAGAAAATGTATAGTTATAGGAGATTTGGTCTTCTCAGGTGAGAGTCAGGTTTCACTCTTACTGCTCATACTAGAAAACAGGAACTGTGCCCAAGAACGGGAAGTGCAGCCTTGTTGAAGTTAATGCTGTTGTCATACTGTATTTCATCTTAAAACAGAcaatttatttctctttttttatttcattttctttcggGTGTAGCGGTTTGGACGTTCCTGTGGTTCATCTGCTTCTGTGTCCTGGCCAACCAGTGGTCCAAAACCGGTGACCTGGAGGCTGCTATGGCTCCTGATGCCGCCCGGGCCATCGTggccttctccttcttctcgATCATCACCTGGGTGAGCCTTTCATCCATTCCGTGTGTGGCCAGCATTTGACTAGCAAAATCATATGATAACACATAAACTCAGCTGGTTGAAAAATGTGCCAGAGATTTGTGTAAAAGCTCCACTTACTAACTCTAAACTTCCCTCAACAGGGTCTCTTGTCCTTCTTTTCACTTGGAAGGTATCGCCAAGGCGTCAGTGAATTTGACCAGGAGTACAGAGACCCAGCCAACGACCGCAGTACTCCATACCCGCCCGCTCCGTACGCCAGCAGCAGCGG
Encoded here:
- the syngr2a gene encoding synaptogyrin-2a: MQSSAYGASLAGGAFDLVHFVTQPQTILRCLSWLFSIVVFGTITAEGYVNPAEDPETKCIFNKNESACSYGVGIGVLAFLACVVFLMLDAYFPQISNAKERKCIVIGDLVFSAVWTFLWFICFCVLANQWSKTGDLEAAMAPDAARAIVAFSFFSIITWGLLSFFSLGRYRQGVSEFDQEYRDPANDRSTPYPPAPYASSSGPTGYQQSPFSHNQEQPGEYQPPAY